The following are encoded in a window of Acidobacteriota bacterium genomic DNA:
- the lysS gene encoding lysine--tRNA ligase, with product MTQKKDNPENPATPGEAGLTDQEQARREKLAKLAERGIPLFPHKAEITHTVDEIVREFSQREPDILDREKTRVAVPGRIMTVRKMGRATFFHISDSRSRLQAYLREDTAGKEAYEMFSLLDIGDLVCIEGPVFKTRTGELTVLCEKLVFLGKCLHPLPEKWHGLQDVEIRYRKRYLDILMNPEVGEIFRLRSALVSRIRKFFDDRGYMEVETPMMHVLAGGALARPFQTHHNALDLDLYLRVAPELYLKRLVVGGFDRVYEINRNFRNEGISSEHNPEFTMLEFYQAYSDYDDMMNLTEELLTDLALSVRGSDELPYGNCTVSLRRPFRRLSFMDALAAHSGLSPEKLRDRAAVIQTAAALTPDTAGLTYGKALDVIFDKRVKPGLVQPTFITHPPREISPLAKASRENPDTAERFELMIAGMEVANAFSELTDPAEQKRLFEEQAEARRRGDEESHSVDLDYVEALEYGLPPTGGEGIGIDRLVMLFSGKPSIREVILFPLLRPR from the coding sequence ATGACTCAGAAAAAGGATAATCCGGAAAACCCGGCAACGCCCGGCGAGGCCGGCCTGACGGACCAGGAACAGGCCCGGCGGGAAAAATTGGCCAAACTCGCCGAACGCGGCATCCCGCTTTTCCCTCATAAAGCGGAGATCACCCATACGGTGGACGAGATCGTCCGGGAGTTTTCGCAACGGGAGCCCGATATCCTGGACCGGGAGAAGACCCGCGTCGCCGTTCCGGGCCGCATCATGACCGTCAGAAAAATGGGCCGGGCGACGTTTTTTCACATCTCGGACAGCCGTTCCCGGCTCCAGGCCTATCTCCGCGAGGATACCGCGGGAAAAGAAGCCTATGAGATGTTTTCCCTCCTGGACATCGGAGATCTGGTCTGTATCGAAGGTCCGGTGTTCAAAACCCGGACCGGGGAACTGACGGTTCTCTGCGAGAAGCTGGTTTTTTTGGGGAAGTGTCTGCACCCGCTTCCGGAAAAGTGGCACGGTCTGCAGGACGTCGAGATTCGCTATCGGAAAAGGTATCTGGACATCCTCATGAACCCCGAGGTCGGCGAAATTTTCCGCCTGCGCAGCGCGCTCGTCTCCCGGATTCGAAAGTTTTTCGACGACCGAGGCTACATGGAAGTCGAAACGCCCATGATGCACGTCCTGGCCGGCGGCGCCCTGGCCCGGCCGTTTCAAACGCATCACAATGCCCTCGATCTGGATCTCTATCTTCGGGTCGCTCCCGAATTGTATCTCAAGAGGCTCGTCGTCGGCGGCTTCGACAGGGTCTACGAGATCAACCGGAATTTCAGGAACGAGGGAATCTCCTCGGAACACAACCCCGAATTCACGATGCTCGAGTTCTACCAAGCCTACAGCGACTACGACGACATGATGAATCTGACCGAAGAACTCTTGACGGACTTGGCCCTGTCGGTTCGGGGTTCCGATGAGCTTCCTTATGGAAATTGCACTGTTTCGCTGCGCCGCCCCTTCCGGCGCCTGTCCTTCATGGATGCCCTGGCCGCCCATTCCGGTTTATCCCCGGAAAAGCTCCGGGACCGGGCCGCTGTCATCCAAACAGCCGCGGCTCTGACACCTGATACGGCCGGATTGACCTACGGCAAGGCTCTCGACGTCATTTTCGACAAGCGCGTCAAGCCCGGCCTCGTTCAGCCGACCTTCATCACTCACCCGCCTCGGGAGATTTCTCCCCTGGCCAAGGCCTCCCGGGAGAATCCCGATACGGCCGAGCGTTTCGAACTCATGATCGCCGGCATGGAGGTCGCCAATGCCTTCTCGGAGCTGACCGATCCGGCCGAGCAAAAACGCCTCTTTGAAGAGCAGGCCGAAGCCCGGCGGAGGGGCGATGAAGAATCCCACAGCGTCGATCTCGATTATGTTGAAGCTCTGGAATACGGCCTGCCTCCCACGGGAGGCGAGGGTATCGGCATCGACCGGCTGGTCATGCTGTTTTCCGGAAAACCGTCCATCCGGGAAGTCATTTTGTTTCCGTTGTTGAGGCCCCGCTGA
- a CDS encoding AAA family ATPase, whose amino-acid sequence MNQNKPETRFPELTADELRWVCTPDIIPFETSDEATPCEEIIGQERALKAIRTGLDIKSLGYNIFITGLVGTGRTTTIKGLLEKLRTKGDIPDDILYVNNFRNPDEPRLITLPAGQGRSFGQALDRLIDMLKANIPELLKSKYYSERRDMIVEGQQKKQKDILQAFEDEVSAEGFNVIQVQVGLFTRPDLIPVIEGEPTPFPKLEAMVKEKKFEKAALDSLKEKYGKLTVKLEEVFVKLREIDEETRALLKNWDEESITPLIKGSVDEIRTRFPVPKIEEYLSEVEQNLIQTIELFKPQKKEKDDMNPEPRDEFLAFRANLLVDNSELDGAPVIMENNPTYLNLFGSIEFAYSRFGIGQTDFTRIKAGSFLKANGGYLIVNALDALVEPGVWTTMKRTLRTQLFEIQNYLSMYLISTSRLKPESVPCNVKVVMIGDARLYNLLYFLDEDFKKIFKMKAEFDSETPRDEKTVHNYVRFVKKICREDNLLAFSRDGLAALVEYATRIAGRQKKMSTRFHVIADVIRESSYWASQEGKTLVGSDDVERAVRERFERVSLIEDKIQEMIEEGTILIDTEGTVVGQVNGLSVYDMGQFMFGKPTRITARTSVGRAGVINIEREADLSGSTHNKGVLILSGYLRGKFAADKPFALSASLAFEQSYAGVDGDSASSTEAYAILSSLSGLPLRQDIAVTGSLNQKGEIQPIGGINEKIEGFFDVCRAKGLTGSQGVLIPPQNIRNLMLRRDVVAAVAEGKFHIYPVKTIDEGIEILSGVPAGARIEDGRFEEGTVNRLVDEELKRLARSWKDFSAAAPSDKPKDA is encoded by the coding sequence ATGAATCAGAACAAGCCTGAAACCCGATTCCCGGAGCTGACCGCGGACGAATTGCGGTGGGTCTGCACCCCGGACATCATCCCGTTTGAGACAAGCGATGAGGCCACTCCCTGTGAAGAGATCATCGGCCAGGAGCGGGCCCTCAAGGCCATCCGGACCGGTCTCGATATCAAGAGTTTGGGTTACAACATCTTCATCACCGGGCTGGTCGGAACGGGGAGAACAACAACCATCAAGGGTCTCCTGGAAAAGCTCCGCACCAAGGGGGATATCCCCGACGACATCCTCTATGTCAATAATTTCAGAAACCCCGACGAGCCGCGCCTGATCACCCTTCCGGCCGGACAAGGCCGATCCTTCGGGCAGGCCCTGGACCGCTTGATCGACATGCTCAAGGCCAACATCCCGGAGCTTCTCAAGAGCAAGTATTACTCCGAACGGCGCGACATGATCGTCGAGGGCCAGCAGAAAAAACAGAAAGACATTCTTCAGGCCTTCGAAGACGAAGTGTCCGCCGAGGGATTCAACGTGATTCAGGTGCAGGTGGGTCTGTTCACAAGGCCCGACCTCATTCCGGTCATCGAGGGCGAGCCGACACCCTTCCCGAAGCTCGAGGCCATGGTCAAGGAGAAGAAATTCGAAAAGGCCGCTCTCGACTCTCTCAAGGAGAAATATGGAAAACTGACGGTCAAACTCGAGGAGGTTTTCGTCAAACTCCGCGAGATCGATGAAGAAACCCGGGCCCTCCTGAAAAATTGGGATGAGGAATCCATCACGCCCCTGATCAAGGGCAGCGTCGATGAAATCCGAACCCGTTTCCCGGTGCCCAAGATCGAGGAATATCTGTCCGAGGTGGAGCAGAATCTCATCCAAACGATCGAGCTCTTCAAGCCGCAGAAAAAAGAAAAAGACGACATGAATCCGGAACCCCGGGATGAATTTTTGGCCTTCCGGGCCAATCTTCTGGTCGACAATTCCGAACTCGACGGCGCCCCCGTGATCATGGAGAACAATCCGACCTACCTCAACCTGTTCGGATCCATCGAATTCGCTTACAGCCGGTTCGGCATCGGCCAGACGGATTTCACCCGGATCAAGGCCGGCTCTTTTCTCAAGGCCAACGGCGGGTATCTCATCGTCAACGCGCTCGACGCCCTTGTCGAACCCGGGGTCTGGACAACCATGAAGAGAACTCTCCGAACCCAGTTGTTCGAAATCCAGAACTACCTGTCCATGTATCTGATTTCGACCTCGCGTCTCAAGCCGGAATCCGTGCCCTGCAACGTCAAGGTGGTGATGATCGGCGACGCCCGCCTCTACAACCTTCTTTATTTCCTGGACGAGGATTTCAAGAAAATCTTCAAGATGAAGGCCGAGTTCGATTCCGAAACCCCCCGCGACGAAAAAACCGTCCACAACTATGTGCGCTTTGTGAAGAAAATCTGCCGGGAGGACAATCTTCTGGCCTTCAGCCGGGACGGCCTGGCGGCACTCGTCGAATATGCAACCCGGATCGCCGGCCGTCAGAAAAAGATGTCCACGCGCTTTCACGTCATTGCCGACGTCATCCGCGAATCCAGCTACTGGGCGTCTCAGGAAGGCAAAACCCTCGTCGGAAGCGACGACGTCGAGCGGGCCGTCCGGGAGCGCTTCGAGCGCGTCAGCCTGATCGAGGACAAGATCCAGGAGATGATCGAGGAAGGCACGATTCTCATCGACACGGAGGGTACCGTCGTCGGGCAGGTCAACGGGCTGTCCGTCTACGACATGGGCCAATTCATGTTCGGGAAACCGACGCGGATCACGGCCCGGACTTCCGTGGGCCGGGCCGGGGTCATCAACATCGAGCGGGAAGCCGACCTCAGCGGAAGCACTCACAACAAGGGTGTTCTCATTCTTTCGGGTTATCTCCGGGGAAAATTCGCCGCCGACAAACCCTTTGCCCTGTCGGCCTCTTTGGCTTTCGAGCAGTCTTATGCCGGTGTCGACGGCGACAGCGCCTCATCGACGGAGGCGTATGCCATCCTGTCCAGTCTGTCGGGATTGCCTCTCCGCCAGGACATCGCCGTGACCGGTTCCCTGAACCAGAAGGGCGAGATTCAGCCCATCGGGGGCATCAACGAAAAGATCGAAGGGTTCTTCGACGTCTGCCGGGCCAAGGGTCTGACGGGAAGCCAGGGTGTTCTCATCCCTCCCCAGAACATCCGCAATCTCATGCTCCGCCGGGATGTCGTGGCAGCCGTGGCCGAAGGAAAGTTCCACATTTACCCGGTCAAAACCATCGATGAGGGCATCGAGATCCTTTCCGGCGTTCCGGCGGGCGCCCGCATTGAGGACGGGCGATTCGAGGAAGGAACGGTCAACCGGCTCGTCGACGAGGAGCTCAAGAGGCTGGCCCGCTCCTGGAAGGATTTTTCCGCCGCCGCACCGTCCGACAAGCCGAAAGACGCTTAA
- the ribH gene encoding 6,7-dimethyl-8-ribityllumazine synthase, with protein sequence MKIYEGTLQAGGLNIAVVLSRFNAFLSDRLLEGALDALRKMGADDGNLAVYKVPGSFEVPVVVKKIVSRKDKNDKPVDGVICLGALIRGDTPHFDYISAEVTKGLAQISLDTGIPVAYGILTVDTIEQGIERAGTKAGNKGHDAALALVETLTLLKKAGLD encoded by the coding sequence ATGAAGATCTATGAAGGGACTCTTCAGGCCGGCGGTTTGAACATCGCCGTCGTGCTCAGCCGTTTCAATGCGTTTTTGTCCGACCGGCTTCTTGAGGGCGCCCTGGACGCTCTTCGCAAAATGGGCGCGGACGACGGGAATCTTGCCGTCTACAAGGTTCCGGGATCCTTCGAGGTTCCTGTTGTCGTCAAGAAAATCGTGTCTCGGAAAGACAAGAATGACAAACCTGTGGACGGGGTCATCTGCCTGGGCGCTTTGATCCGTGGAGATACGCCGCATTTCGACTACATCAGCGCCGAGGTCACCAAGGGCCTGGCCCAGATCTCGCTGGACACCGGCATTCCCGTCGCCTACGGCATTCTGACCGTGGACACCATCGAGCAGGGAATTGAGAGGGCCGGAACGAAAGCGGGCAACAAGGGCCATGATGCCGCGCTCGCCCTGGTCGAAACCCTGACGCTGCTCAAGAAAGCCGGACTGGACTGA
- a CDS encoding ABC transporter ATP-binding protein gives MSDILRTEKLGKHYPMPGGGSLRVFEDVDFTLKKGELAAVMGASGAGKTTLLNLLGALDRPSRGLVYLEGEDIFSGTDRDIAAARNRKIGFVFQFFHLLPEFTALENVAIPLMIRGVPKKKALDTAKELLREVALESKFPCRPAQLSGGEQQRVAVARALVNAPRILLADEPTGNLDWKTGENVLRLVLDLHAGKGLSSIIVTHNERIARSCHSVYVLEEGRLKRSAV, from the coding sequence ATGAGTGACATTCTGAGAACGGAAAAATTGGGGAAACACTATCCCATGCCCGGCGGGGGAAGCCTTCGGGTTTTCGAGGATGTCGATTTCACCCTGAAAAAAGGCGAATTGGCCGCGGTGATGGGAGCGTCGGGCGCGGGCAAAACCACCCTTCTCAATCTCCTCGGCGCCCTGGATCGGCCTTCCCGCGGCCTGGTTTACCTGGAGGGAGAAGACATTTTTTCCGGAACCGATCGGGACATCGCCGCGGCCCGGAACCGGAAAATCGGTTTTGTTTTTCAGTTCTTTCATCTCCTTCCCGAGTTCACCGCCCTGGAAAACGTCGCCATCCCGCTCATGATTCGGGGTGTCCCGAAAAAAAAGGCTCTGGATACCGCAAAAGAACTCCTGCGGGAAGTTGCTCTGGAGAGCAAGTTTCCCTGCCGGCCGGCCCAGCTTTCGGGAGGAGAACAGCAGCGGGTGGCCGTCGCCCGCGCCCTGGTCAATGCTCCGCGGATTCTTCTGGCCGACGAGCCGACCGGAAATCTGGATTGGAAAACCGGAGAAAATGTCCTGAGACTGGTCCTCGATCTTCATGCCGGCAAGGGGCTGTCGTCGATCATCGTCACCCATAACGAGAGAATCGCCCGATCCTGCCACAGCGTCTATGTCCTTGAGGAAGGACGCCTGAAACGATCCGCGGTCTGA
- a CDS encoding ABC transporter permease, which translates to MSHYSFFIARRYLTARRKQAFISVITFISMLGIAIGVMALIIAIALITGFQQDVQDKILGTTSHLMISDLMGEGIADHRTIMDKAGRVPGVVSVSPVAYSTVLITGPAQTSGVLFKGIDFEAEMADAPWLRRLDMGRLPESGTPEEILLGREVAFRLGAGVGDIVTVMPARSRISPIGPIPKLKRYRVSGLFNAGLYEFDASTVLASLETAQSLLELDDKVSYLHVRIDDIFRADRIGEALREVLPPTIYITTWMELNRSLFSALKLEKTILFLTITLIVIVAALNIIATLILMVMEKTRDIGILMAMGATAADIRKIFFLQGAMIGSLGTTAGVLLGLAWCWAANTFELIRIPVDIYQISFVPFKLRGPDLALIVGVTVGISLLSTLFPAGRASRVDPVTALKYE; encoded by the coding sequence ATGTCCCATTATTCCTTTTTCATCGCCCGGCGCTATCTGACGGCCAGGCGGAAACAGGCCTTTATCTCCGTCATCACCTTCATTTCCATGCTGGGCATCGCCATCGGGGTCATGGCCCTCATCATCGCCATCGCCCTGATCACCGGATTTCAGCAGGATGTCCAGGATAAGATCCTGGGCACGACGTCCCACCTGATGATCTCCGACCTGATGGGGGAGGGGATTGCGGATCATCGCACCATTATGGACAAGGCCGGGCGGGTTCCGGGAGTCGTATCCGTCTCTCCCGTGGCCTACAGCACGGTCTTGATCACAGGGCCCGCGCAGACGTCAGGCGTCTTGTTCAAGGGCATCGATTTCGAGGCGGAAATGGCCGATGCTCCCTGGCTGAGACGTCTGGATATGGGCCGCCTTCCCGAGTCCGGGACTCCCGAGGAAATCCTGCTCGGCAGGGAGGTCGCCTTCCGGCTGGGCGCCGGGGTGGGGGACATCGTCACCGTCATGCCGGCCCGTTCGCGCATCTCTCCCATCGGGCCGATCCCGAAGCTGAAACGGTACCGGGTTTCGGGTCTGTTCAACGCCGGCCTCTATGAATTCGATGCCTCGACGGTTCTGGCTTCGCTGGAGACGGCTCAAAGTCTTCTCGAACTCGATGACAAGGTCAGCTACCTCCATGTCCGGATCGACGATATTTTCAGGGCGGACCGGATCGGAGAGGCGCTGCGGGAGGTCCTTCCTCCGACGATCTATATCACAACCTGGATGGAGCTCAACCGCTCCCTCTTTTCGGCCCTGAAACTCGAAAAAACGATTTTATTCCTGACCATCACCCTCATCGTCATCGTCGCGGCGTTGAACATCATCGCGACATTGATTCTGATGGTCATGGAGAAAACCCGGGACATCGGCATTCTCATGGCCATGGGGGCCACCGCGGCCGATATCCGGAAGATTTTTTTCCTTCAGGGCGCCATGATCGGCTCTCTCGGCACCACGGCCGGCGTTCTGTTGGGGCTGGCCTGGTGCTGGGCGGCCAACACGTTCGAACTCATCCGGATTCCCGTCGACATCTACCAGATTTCATTCGTTCCCTTCAAACTCCGCGGCCCGGATTTGGCCCTCATCGTCGGCGTGACGGTGGGCATCAGCCTCTTGTCCACCCTGTTCCCGGCCGGCCGGGCCTCCCGGGTGGATCCTGTGACGGCGTTGAAATATGAGTGA
- the nusB gene encoding transcription antitermination factor NusB: MGRRRRAREYALQILFQMEFETGGADEVLRMFWERDDPPSQPIREYAEWLVRTVLENRSDLDGFLQEASDNWRLSRMAVVDRNILRIAVCELLTAPDLVPAIVINEAIEIARKYSGDQAAVFVNGVLDAVRKKKDESDDSEKG; the protein is encoded by the coding sequence ATGGGAAGACGCAGGCGGGCCAGGGAGTATGCCTTACAGATCCTGTTCCAGATGGAATTCGAGACCGGCGGCGCCGATGAGGTTCTGCGGATGTTCTGGGAACGGGACGATCCGCCTTCCCAGCCCATCCGGGAGTATGCCGAATGGCTTGTCCGGACGGTTCTTGAAAACAGATCCGACTTGGACGGATTTCTTCAGGAAGCATCGGACAACTGGCGGCTGTCCCGGATGGCCGTCGTCGACCGGAACATTCTCCGCATTGCCGTCTGCGAATTGCTGACCGCACCGGATCTTGTCCCGGCCATCGTCATCAACGAAGCCATCGAAATCGCCCGGAAGTACAGCGGCGACCAGGCCGCGGTTTTTGTCAACGGCGTCCTGGATGCCGTGCGGAAAAAAAAGGATGAGAGCGATGACTCAGAAAAAGGATAA
- the bamA gene encoding outer membrane protein assembly factor BamA yields the protein MRRVLFAAVFILFPLWVSAQESVERIDVEGNTRVTRETILYYISMKEGDPFNPNLLRRDFRVLWSTGFFSDIRIEEEDGEKGKIVRIVVEENPVIRTVSYKTGRKVKEDDIVNKLKEKDEYLLPYSYFSQHRVQRIRQTIQDLLQEKGLPAATVDIETARRGNNEVEINFKIDEGPRMRVGEVVFEGRTKIPGSYLREAMKENKVHSFYSWIAAKDVFKEGRVESDLALIRKRLQEHGYMEAIVGEPRFEEIERRTVLFRRQKMMRIIIPVEAGYLYRVGEVKVDGNKALLTGYLRSLAKFDTGDIYSTKVRETAIEKMGEIYRDFGYLYANIIPVESLDPRKKIVNITFNVYEGEVAYLNRLEFRGNQYTKDKVIRREMLIREGDRFSLAMFKDSILRIKQLGLVDLERDPDIQPNPEDPTQIDVTVNVKELQRNNIQFTAGYSGYEGTFVALSYSTVNFLGAGETLDLTLQHGKRIRNYSFGFTEPYLFDNPITAGFNIFSRKMFLPGLYNQDSKGVDVTVGARIFGYWRTNLTYSYQDINITLPGSQGSMFDSGESGAPMFDPVYQQMFGLGKYKVSSLMPMIFRSTIDSPLTPSRGTMYSASLKFSGSFLGGEISLIKPRLEFTRFQPFISNHVIGVHAEYQFVRSIRGSEIPFWEKFYLGGERSVRGYEIYTIGPRSERGTVIGGEKSLVLNAEYIIPAGGPLYAIFFHDRGVALSNDRTFNLRNMYTSTGLEARIFVPALRVPFRLIFSYNSPKILRDESNFAFRFAVGTTF from the coding sequence ATGAGAAGAGTACTTTTCGCCGCCGTGTTTATCCTTTTTCCCCTGTGGGTGTCCGCTCAGGAATCGGTTGAAAGAATCGATGTGGAAGGAAACACCCGGGTCACACGGGAAACCATCCTTTACTACATTTCCATGAAAGAGGGCGACCCGTTCAACCCGAATCTTCTGCGCCGGGATTTCCGGGTTCTGTGGAGCACGGGATTTTTCTCCGACATCCGGATCGAGGAGGAGGACGGCGAGAAGGGCAAGATCGTTCGGATTGTTGTCGAGGAGAATCCGGTGATCCGGACCGTGTCGTACAAAACGGGCCGGAAAGTCAAAGAGGACGATATCGTCAATAAACTCAAGGAAAAGGACGAATACCTTCTGCCGTACTCCTACTTCAGCCAACATCGGGTCCAGAGAATCCGCCAGACGATTCAGGATCTGCTTCAGGAGAAAGGACTCCCCGCCGCAACGGTCGATATCGAGACCGCCCGGAGAGGCAATAACGAGGTCGAAATCAACTTCAAGATCGACGAGGGGCCGAGAATGAGGGTCGGCGAGGTCGTCTTCGAAGGCCGGACGAAAATCCCCGGAAGCTATCTCCGGGAGGCCATGAAGGAAAACAAGGTTCACAGCTTTTACTCATGGATCGCCGCCAAGGACGTCTTCAAGGAAGGCCGGGTGGAAAGCGATCTGGCTTTGATCCGGAAGAGGCTCCAGGAACACGGTTACATGGAGGCCATTGTCGGGGAACCTCGTTTCGAGGAGATCGAAAGACGGACGGTGCTTTTCCGCCGGCAGAAGATGATGCGCATCATTATCCCCGTTGAAGCCGGATATCTCTATCGGGTCGGCGAGGTCAAGGTGGACGGCAATAAAGCCCTGTTGACGGGTTATCTCCGCAGCCTGGCCAAGTTCGATACGGGTGACATCTACAGCACCAAGGTCCGGGAAACCGCCATTGAAAAAATGGGAGAGATCTACCGCGATTTCGGGTATCTTTATGCCAACATCATTCCCGTCGAAAGCCTTGACCCCCGGAAAAAAATCGTCAACATCACCTTCAATGTCTACGAGGGCGAGGTCGCCTATCTCAACAGGCTGGAATTCCGCGGCAACCAGTATACCAAGGACAAGGTCATCCGGCGGGAGATGCTCATCCGGGAGGGAGATCGTTTCAGTCTGGCCATGTTCAAGGACAGCATCCTGCGGATCAAGCAGCTTGGGCTTGTGGATCTGGAGAGGGATCCCGATATCCAGCCGAATCCCGAAGATCCGACCCAAATCGACGTCACCGTCAATGTCAAGGAACTGCAGAGGAACAACATTCAATTCACGGCCGGTTACAGCGGCTATGAGGGTACGTTCGTCGCTTTGAGCTACTCGACGGTGAACTTTCTCGGAGCCGGGGAAACTCTCGATCTGACTCTCCAGCACGGCAAAAGGATCCGCAATTACAGCTTCGGCTTCACCGAACCCTACCTGTTCGACAATCCGATCACGGCGGGTTTCAATATCTTCAGCCGCAAGATGTTTCTGCCGGGGTTGTACAACCAGGACAGCAAAGGCGTCGATGTGACCGTGGGGGCGAGGATTTTCGGTTACTGGCGGACGAATCTGACCTACAGTTACCAGGATATCAATATCACCCTGCCGGGATCTCAAGGCTCGATGTTCGATTCCGGAGAATCCGGTGCTCCCATGTTCGATCCGGTTTATCAACAGATGTTCGGTCTCGGAAAATACAAGGTCAGCTCCCTGATGCCCATGATTTTCCGATCGACCATCGACAGTCCTCTGACGCCGTCGCGCGGGACCATGTATTCGGCCTCATTGAAATTCTCGGGTTCCTTTCTCGGAGGGGAAATCAGCCTGATCAAACCGCGCCTGGAATTCACCCGCTTCCAGCCGTTCATCTCCAATCACGTCATCGGGGTGCACGCCGAATACCAGTTCGTCCGATCCATCCGGGGATCGGAGATCCCCTTCTGGGAGAAATTCTATCTGGGAGGGGAACGATCGGTCCGGGGATACGAGATCTACACGATCGGACCGAGAAGTGAACGGGGAACCGTGATCGGCGGCGAAAAATCGCTGGTTCTCAATGCGGAATATATCATTCCGGCCGGGGGACCGCTCTATGCGATATTTTTCCATGACAGAGGCGTCGCTCTTTCCAATGACAGGACGTTCAACTTGAGAAATATGTACACATCGACGGGCCTCGAAGCCCGGATCTTCGTCCCGGCGCTGAGAGTTCCCTTCCGCCTGATTTTCTCGTATAATAGCCCGAAAATCCTCCGCGACGAATCGAATTTCGCTTTCCGGTTCGCCGTGGGAACGACGTTTTAA